One Granulicella sp. 5B5 DNA window includes the following coding sequences:
- a CDS encoding PilZ domain-containing protein — MSDSQDPFDSTPLRSSVRFPLHLDIVLTTPQGECQAVTENVSANGLLFVSDNLPAVGTPVEFRLKMPAAIMGGVDDVLLHCTGRIVRHGEENGKLTAAAVIDEYSLKAEHP; from the coding sequence ATGTCCGACTCGCAAGATCCATTCGACTCCACTCCTTTGCGATCCTCTGTTCGGTTCCCCCTGCACCTGGATATTGTTCTCACAACACCCCAGGGAGAGTGCCAGGCTGTCACGGAAAACGTGTCGGCCAACGGCCTACTATTTGTTTCAGACAATCTGCCTGCGGTCGGGACACCGGTCGAGTTCCGTTTAAAGATGCCTGCCGCTATCATGGGCGGCGTCGATGATGTCCTGTTGCACTGCACAGGCCGCATCGTCCGTCACGGAGAAGAGAACGGCAAGTTGACCGCTGCGGCGGTCATCGACGAATACTCGCTAAAGGCAGAGCACCCATGA
- a CDS encoding response regulator transcription factor: MKSDSTILPTNGAATEESSPHQIRVILADSQAIYRVGMRKVFAVEDDIRVVAQSETVEHLYTALERFPESVVILEAQLLDDPAGAIPPIVGRFSTAKFIVQVAKVDEGDTVGLYRSGIKGVVPRSISPNQLVECVRRIAAGETWIDNQSISWVLDAYRAQAATLMNPRIQPQLSPKELVIIGCITRGMRNKEIASHVGTTEQVIKNYLRKIYDKLGVSDRLELALYCLHHQILKPDPDAPLLGSSRPR; encoded by the coding sequence ATGAAGAGCGACAGCACTATCCTCCCAACCAACGGCGCAGCAACGGAGGAATCTTCTCCTCACCAGATCCGCGTGATCCTCGCAGACTCCCAGGCCATCTACCGCGTCGGCATGCGCAAGGTCTTCGCCGTCGAAGACGACATCCGCGTCGTGGCGCAGTCTGAGACCGTGGAACATCTCTACACGGCATTGGAACGCTTCCCTGAGAGCGTCGTTATCCTCGAAGCCCAGCTGCTCGACGACCCTGCCGGTGCCATCCCGCCCATCGTCGGCCGTTTCTCCACCGCGAAGTTCATCGTGCAGGTCGCCAAGGTGGACGAAGGCGATACCGTTGGCCTCTATCGCAGCGGCATCAAGGGCGTCGTGCCTCGCTCCATCTCGCCGAACCAGTTGGTTGAGTGCGTCCGCCGCATCGCCGCCGGTGAGACCTGGATCGACAACCAGTCCATCAGCTGGGTGCTGGATGCCTACCGCGCCCAGGCCGCCACGCTGATGAACCCCCGCATCCAGCCGCAGCTCTCTCCCAAGGAGCTCGTCATCATCGGCTGCATCACCCGCGGCATGCGCAACAAGGAGATTGCTTCGCACGTCGGCACCACCGAGCAGGTCATCAAAAACTACCTGCGCAAGATCTACGACAAGCTTGGCGTCTCCGATAGGCTGGAACTGGCGTTATACTGCCTGCACCACCAGATCCTCAAGCCCGACCCCGACGCGCCGCTCCTGGGGTCGTCGCGCCCAAGGTAG
- a CDS encoding MFS transporter → MYPTRPGTMFLAPFRRLTPLQRRAFGACFWGWTLDAFDFFILTYCLDSVAATFHVDIKTAAEAFFWTLCMRPVGALLFGYLAERYGRRRTLMTVILCFSLFEIASAFAPTFGIFLFTRALFGIAMGGEWGVGAALAFETLPSEGRGFFSGLLQEGYVCGNLLAAAAYGLIFPLLHGHGFLVNWRLFFLIGALPALLAFYIGSRVEESPAWKTRKLEAAPQPGQPKPMNIAGAILHNLPAFLLLTLMMTAFMSFSHGTQDLYPTFLKHDHGLTPRTTSWVAIVGSIGALLGGICCGTLSERFGRRRVMVTAALCSIPMIPLWAWSHAAAMLALGGFLMQFCVQGAWGVIPVHLNELSPAPVRAIFPGLAYQLGNLLSSKNGPFQAELADRFYHGHLTPVLAWTVLVIAIAVALLTGFGRESKGADLSTV, encoded by the coding sequence ATGTATCCAACGAGGCCCGGCACGATGTTTCTTGCGCCCTTTCGCAGACTCACACCCCTGCAACGCCGCGCCTTTGGCGCCTGCTTCTGGGGCTGGACGCTCGACGCTTTCGACTTCTTCATCCTCACCTACTGCCTCGACTCCGTCGCCGCCACCTTCCATGTAGACATCAAGACCGCCGCCGAGGCCTTCTTCTGGACGCTCTGCATGCGGCCCGTCGGCGCGCTCCTCTTCGGCTACCTCGCCGAGCGCTACGGCCGCCGCCGCACGCTGATGACGGTCATCCTCTGCTTTTCGCTCTTTGAGATTGCTTCGGCCTTCGCGCCCACCTTCGGCATCTTCCTCTTCACCCGCGCGCTCTTCGGCATCGCGATGGGCGGCGAGTGGGGCGTCGGCGCAGCGCTTGCCTTTGAAACCCTGCCGTCGGAAGGCCGCGGCTTCTTCTCCGGCCTGCTGCAGGAAGGCTACGTCTGCGGCAACCTGCTCGCCGCCGCGGCCTACGGCCTCATCTTTCCGCTGCTCCACGGCCACGGCTTCCTCGTGAACTGGCGGCTCTTCTTCCTCATCGGGGCCTTGCCCGCGCTGCTGGCCTTCTACATCGGCTCCCGCGTCGAAGAGAGCCCAGCCTGGAAGACCCGCAAGCTCGAAGCCGCTCCACAACCTGGCCAGCCGAAGCCCATGAACATCGCCGGCGCCATCCTGCACAACCTCCCGGCCTTCCTTCTGCTCACGCTCATGATGACCGCCTTCATGAGCTTCAGCCACGGCACCCAGGACCTCTACCCAACCTTCCTCAAGCACGACCACGGCCTCACGCCGCGAACCACATCGTGGGTCGCGATCGTCGGCAGCATCGGCGCGCTGCTGGGTGGCATCTGCTGCGGCACGCTCTCGGAGCGCTTCGGCCGCCGCCGCGTCATGGTCACCGCCGCTCTGTGCTCCATCCCGATGATTCCGCTCTGGGCATGGAGCCATGCCGCCGCAATGCTCGCCCTCGGCGGCTTCCTCATGCAGTTTTGCGTGCAGGGAGCCTGGGGCGTCATCCCGGTGCACCTCAACGAGCTCTCACCCGCGCCGGTTCGCGCCATCTTCCCCGGCCTCGCTTACCAGCTTGGCAATCTGCTCAGCTCCAAAAACGGCCCCTTCCAGGCCGAGCTTGCCGACCGCTTCTACCACGGTCACCTCACGCCAGTCCTCGCCTGGACGGTGCTGGTCATTGCTATAGCCGTCGCTCTGCTCACAGGCTTTGGCCGGGAGTCCAAAGGCGCCGACCTCTCGACAGTCTGA
- a CDS encoding phenylalanine 4-monooxygenase: MSSVATEPNAYASYLIQQDWNAYTPEQHAIWRELVSRRMPQLEQHASAEYLNGFHQIGLQPTELPDLAAVSRRLQPVTGWQSTPVSGFLPADAFFAMLSARLFPTTIWIRSRDAMEYTPEPDIFHDVFGHVPMHAHPVFADFLQHYGQLCASLTQPDDLERLGRLFWFTVEFGVIRERGQLKVYGSGLISSHGECTHVVTGGAEIRDFNLDEVLNTTVNVSEMQPVLYAIESFEQIYEAAKQAASRLS, translated from the coding sequence ATGTCGTCCGTCGCCACCGAACCCAACGCCTACGCGAGCTACCTCATCCAGCAGGACTGGAACGCCTACACCCCTGAGCAGCACGCCATCTGGCGCGAACTGGTCTCGCGCCGCATGCCGCAGTTGGAGCAGCACGCCAGCGCAGAGTACCTCAACGGCTTCCACCAGATCGGCCTCCAACCCACTGAACTGCCCGACCTCGCCGCCGTCAGCCGCCGCCTGCAGCCGGTCACCGGCTGGCAGTCCACGCCGGTCAGCGGCTTCCTGCCGGCGGACGCCTTCTTCGCGATGCTCTCCGCGCGGCTGTTCCCAACCACCATCTGGATTCGCAGCCGCGACGCCATGGAGTACACCCCCGAACCCGACATCTTCCACGACGTCTTCGGCCATGTCCCCATGCACGCGCACCCGGTCTTCGCGGACTTCCTGCAACACTACGGCCAGCTCTGCGCCTCACTCACCCAGCCGGACGACCTCGAACGCCTCGGCCGCCTCTTCTGGTTCACCGTCGAGTTCGGCGTCATCCGCGAACGCGGCCAACTTAAGGTCTACGGCAGTGGCCTCATCTCCTCCCACGGGGAGTGCACACACGTCGTCACCGGCGGAGCCGAAATCCGCGACTTCAATCTAGACGAAGTGCTCAACACCACCGTCAACGTGAGCGAGATGCAGCCCGTGCTCTACGCCATCGAGAGCTTCGAGCAGATCTACGAGGCGGCGAAGCAAGCCGCATCGCGACTCAGCTAG
- a CDS encoding nitrite/sulfite reductase: MSQETAAPIQETKAPKETKAQRAERLKLAKNPWDAWDEVRQFAREGRGSVLPEWTGLYFKWWGVYTQGDGLGVTGGKNGEGLASDYFMMRIGLPNGLLTARHLHVIADLTAKYARGVADITTRQNIQLHWLTIESLPEVVDALTAIGLSPKGACGDVVRNVTGCPLAGIDGHELIDASPLAVEIAQKLTANPEFYNLPRKFKISVTGCPIWCSYPEINDVALTALKRVKDGREEIGYSLRVGGGLSTEPHIAVRLNAFIPQDKAYDAVKAVCEIFREQDALRENRTRARIKYLFMRHGWTAEQMLAAIEEKLGYKFDPADEGPIADDVYRDHVGVHAQKQPGLSYVGATVLNGRLNPEQLHALATLSETHGDGHLRATIGQNIVLVNIPNDKVASLVDKITALGLQVEPTVFFRGAVACTGTEYCKLAIAETKAFNKWLVGEMEHRLPNFDQQIRLHVTGCTNSCGQSWIADIGLEGKKLKKDGQMVDAFYFCVGGAVGEHAGIARQIGYRAAAEDCPEAIERLLSGYLTARTPGEDLRSYFRRTSDEDLRALLNGAVVEAVERDPSPGRVPASVG; encoded by the coding sequence TTGAGCCAGGAAACCGCAGCACCGATCCAAGAGACTAAGGCGCCCAAAGAGACCAAGGCGCAGCGCGCCGAACGTCTGAAGCTCGCCAAGAACCCCTGGGATGCCTGGGATGAGGTCCGCCAGTTCGCCCGCGAGGGCCGCGGCAGCGTATTGCCAGAGTGGACCGGCCTCTACTTCAAGTGGTGGGGCGTCTACACCCAGGGCGACGGCCTCGGCGTCACCGGCGGCAAAAACGGCGAAGGCCTCGCCAGCGACTACTTCATGATGCGCATCGGTCTGCCTAACGGCCTGCTCACCGCACGCCATCTGCACGTCATCGCCGACCTCACCGCCAAGTACGCACGCGGCGTGGCTGACATCACCACCCGCCAGAACATCCAGCTCCACTGGCTCACCATCGAGTCGCTGCCCGAGGTCGTCGACGCGCTCACCGCGATCGGCCTCTCGCCCAAGGGCGCCTGCGGCGACGTAGTCCGCAACGTCACCGGCTGCCCACTCGCCGGCATTGACGGCCACGAACTGATCGATGCCTCGCCGCTCGCCGTCGAGATCGCACAGAAGCTCACCGCAAACCCTGAGTTCTACAACCTGCCGCGCAAGTTCAAGATCAGCGTCACCGGCTGCCCCATCTGGTGCTCGTACCCCGAGATCAACGACGTTGCACTCACCGCCCTCAAGCGCGTCAAGGACGGCAGGGAAGAGATCGGCTACTCGCTCCGCGTCGGTGGCGGCCTCTCCACCGAGCCGCACATTGCCGTGCGCCTCAACGCCTTCATCCCGCAGGACAAGGCGTATGACGCTGTAAAGGCCGTCTGCGAGATCTTCCGCGAGCAGGACGCGCTGCGCGAGAACCGCACCCGCGCCCGCATCAAGTACCTCTTCATGCGCCACGGCTGGACCGCCGAGCAGATGCTTGCCGCTATCGAGGAGAAACTAGGCTACAAGTTCGACCCCGCTGACGAAGGCCCCATCGCGGATGACGTCTACCGCGATCACGTCGGCGTCCATGCGCAGAAGCAGCCCGGTCTCAGCTACGTCGGCGCAACCGTCCTCAACGGCCGCCTGAACCCGGAGCAGCTGCATGCGCTCGCCACACTCTCTGAGACCCACGGCGACGGCCACCTCCGCGCCACCATCGGCCAGAACATCGTCCTCGTCAATATCCCCAACGACAAAGTCGCGTCTCTTGTAGACAAGATCACAGCACTCGGCCTGCAGGTCGAGCCGACCGTCTTCTTCCGTGGCGCCGTCGCCTGCACGGGCACCGAGTACTGCAAACTCGCCATCGCCGAAACCAAGGCCTTCAACAAGTGGCTGGTCGGAGAGATGGAGCACCGTCTGCCGAACTTCGATCAACAGATTCGCCTGCACGTCACCGGCTGCACCAACTCCTGCGGCCAGAGCTGGATCGCCGACATCGGCCTCGAAGGCAAGAAGCTCAAGAAGGACGGCCAGATGGTCGACGCCTTCTACTTCTGCGTCGGCGGCGCGGTTGGAGAGCACGCCGGCATCGCCCGCCAGATCGGCTACCGCGCCGCTGCCGAGGACTGCCCAGAAGCCATCGAACGCCTGCTGAGCGGCTATCTGACCGCACGTACGCCAGGTGAAGACCTGCGCTCCTACTTCCGCCGCACCAGCGACGAAGATCTTCGCGCGTTGCTGAATGGCGCTGTCGTCGAAGCCGTCGAGCGCGACCCCTCGCCGGGCCGTGTGCCCGCGAGCGTCGGCTAA
- a CDS encoding bifunctional precorrin-2 dehydrogenase/sirohydrochlorin ferrochelatase, giving the protein MSLFPIFLKLAARPCVVIGAGTIAESKIESLLIAEASVTVIAPAGLERVQRWAESGEITWHRREYTQGDLAGAFLAVAATNTPAVNRAVYAEANAANILCNAVDDPPFCDYYFPSVVRRGELQIAISTAGESPALAQSLRKEINAALPLDTGEWLMELGRLRREVTAVEPIGDQRKLLLHELAQREVCGFDQCPSRMRARQHAREHGWLPKETA; this is encoded by the coding sequence ATGAGCCTCTTCCCGATCTTCCTCAAGCTCGCTGCTCGGCCCTGCGTTGTCATCGGCGCAGGGACTATCGCTGAATCGAAGATCGAAAGCCTGCTCATTGCCGAAGCCAGCGTAACGGTCATCGCGCCTGCAGGCCTCGAACGAGTCCAGCGCTGGGCTGAGTCCGGTGAGATCACCTGGCATCGCCGCGAGTACACGCAAGGCGATCTCGCTGGCGCATTCCTCGCCGTCGCCGCGACCAACACGCCCGCTGTCAACCGCGCCGTTTATGCAGAGGCGAATGCCGCCAATATCCTCTGCAACGCGGTCGACGATCCACCCTTCTGCGACTACTACTTCCCATCGGTAGTGCGTCGTGGCGAGCTGCAGATCGCCATCTCCACCGCTGGCGAAAGCCCTGCGCTCGCACAGAGTCTGCGCAAGGAGATCAACGCAGCGTTGCCGCTGGATACCGGTGAATGGCTCATGGAGCTAGGCCGTCTGCGTCGCGAGGTCACAGCCGTCGAACCGATCGGCGATCAACGCAAGTTGCTGCTGCATGAACTCGCGCAACGTGAGGTCTGCGGGTTCGATCAATGTCCCTCGCGCATGCGCGCCCGCCAGCACGCCCGCGAACACGGCTGGCTGCCGAAGGAGACCGCATGA
- the cobA gene encoding uroporphyrinogen-III C-methyltransferase, with translation MSRITRAEKGHVYLVGAGPGDPELLTLRALRLLETADVIFHDDLVPDEVLALAHRHALITSVGKRCGRPRITQAEIHTLMIDSALAGQSVVRLKSGDPLVFGRAGEEIAALQSAQIPLEVVPGVTAAFAAGAVLALPLTDRKRASKLILCTGHHAAEKQSTAPLWSGPLPDDATLAIYMPGRDTVRIAAELAATGLATDIPCCAISHAATPRQSHAMARLSELPALVCGPAPLLLLVGRALEPLFHAENKTVDEVLNLIDRAMELHEES, from the coding sequence ATGAGCCGCATCACACGCGCCGAGAAGGGACACGTCTATCTCGTAGGCGCAGGCCCTGGCGATCCAGAACTGCTAACGCTGCGCGCTCTGCGCCTGCTCGAAACAGCGGATGTGATCTTTCATGATGACCTCGTCCCTGATGAGGTACTGGCACTCGCACACCGCCACGCGCTCATCACCAGCGTGGGCAAGCGCTGCGGCAGGCCACGCATCACGCAGGCCGAGATCCACACGCTGATGATTGACTCCGCGCTCGCAGGGCAGTCGGTTGTGCGTCTCAAGAGCGGCGACCCGTTGGTCTTCGGCCGCGCGGGCGAGGAGATCGCTGCGCTTCAGTCTGCGCAAATCCCGCTCGAAGTTGTTCCCGGAGTAACCGCGGCCTTTGCCGCCGGCGCAGTACTCGCACTGCCGTTGACCGACCGCAAACGCGCATCGAAACTGATCCTGTGCACAGGCCATCACGCGGCTGAAAAGCAATCGACGGCACCGCTGTGGTCCGGCCCACTGCCGGACGATGCAACCTTGGCTATTTACATGCCAGGCCGCGATACGGTACGGATTGCGGCAGAGCTCGCTGCGACCGGGCTCGCCACAGACATTCCTTGTTGTGCGATCTCACATGCGGCCACTCCGAGGCAGAGCCATGCTATGGCCAGACTAAGTGAATTGCCTGCGCTTGTGTGCGGCCCTGCGCCGTTGCTCCTGCTAGTCGGACGAGCGCTGGAGCCGTTATTCCACGCTGAAAACAAAACGGTCGATGAGGTCCTCAACCTCATCGACCGCGCAATGGAACTCCACGAGGAATCCTAG
- a CDS encoding alpha/beta fold hydrolase: MRNMLSIALFILASAAAAQSASKQAPAAPVYHGVQSEYTAKDFHFGSGETLPELHLHYLTLGTPHRNAAGHVDNAVLLLHGTGGNEHTLFNPVFADVLFGPGQPLDVTKYYLIFPDDIGHGDSSKPSDGLHMRFPHYDYDDMVRSQHQMLLEGLHVDHLRLILGTSMGCMQSFVWGETYPDFMDALMPLACNAVALAGRNRMTRYMAIENIEHDPNWKDGEYTSEPLEGLRDANEMLLIMGSSPLQMQKHYPTRETAEQYVDKYLERTVAATDANNMIYYINASRNYDPSANLAKIKVPVMWINSADDFINPPELGIAEKQVHEMPRATFVLLPITDATRGHGTHTVASIWKDYLVRLLAESEPKN; encoded by the coding sequence ATGCGCAACATGCTCTCGATTGCCCTCTTCATTCTTGCCTCTGCTGCTGCGGCGCAGAGCGCGTCTAAGCAAGCCCCTGCCGCGCCGGTTTATCATGGCGTGCAGAGTGAGTACACCGCAAAGGACTTTCACTTTGGCTCCGGCGAGACATTGCCTGAACTGCATCTGCACTACCTCACGCTCGGCACACCGCACCGTAACGCTGCTGGTCATGTGGACAATGCGGTACTCCTGCTGCATGGTACAGGTGGAAATGAGCACACACTCTTTAATCCGGTTTTTGCCGATGTTCTCTTCGGACCTGGGCAGCCACTGGATGTCACGAAGTACTACCTGATCTTCCCCGATGACATCGGCCATGGCGACTCCTCCAAGCCCTCTGATGGCCTACACATGCGGTTTCCGCACTACGACTACGACGATATGGTGCGGTCACAGCATCAGATGCTGCTCGAAGGGCTGCACGTGGATCATCTGCGGCTTATCCTCGGCACCTCAATGGGCTGCATGCAGAGCTTTGTGTGGGGCGAGACCTACCCTGACTTTATGGACGCGCTGATGCCGCTGGCTTGCAATGCTGTCGCCCTCGCCGGCCGGAACCGCATGACACGGTATATGGCAATCGAGAACATCGAGCATGATCCGAACTGGAAGGATGGCGAGTACACGAGCGAACCACTCGAAGGGTTGCGGGATGCCAACGAGATGCTGCTCATCATGGGATCGTCGCCATTGCAGATGCAGAAGCATTACCCGACGCGCGAGACGGCTGAACAGTATGTCGATAAATATCTCGAGCGCACAGTAGCTGCGACGGATGCGAACAACATGATCTATTACATCAACGCTTCGCGGAACTACGACCCGAGCGCAAACCTCGCCAAGATCAAAGTGCCAGTGATGTGGATCAACTCCGCGGACGACTTCATCAACCCGCCTGAGCTGGGCATCGCTGAAAAGCAGGTACATGAGATGCCGCGGGCGACGTTTGTGCTGCTGCCGATTACGGATGCGACACGAGGGCATGGAACACATACGGTTGCGTCGATCTGGAAGGACTATCTTGTAAGGCTGCTGGCTGAGTCGGAGCCGAAGAACTAG
- the bshA gene encoding N-acetyl-alpha-D-glucosaminyl L-malate synthase BshA, whose product MKIGITCYPTYGGSGVVATELGIELAARGHEVHFITYSQPFRLTGREANIRYHEVPVSNYPLFEYPPYDLALATRMAEVAEIYGLDLLHVHYAIPHSISALLARQMLAKRGIHLPFITTLHGTDITLVGLDRSYLPITRFGIEESDGVTAISAYLQQHTVEAFGVTRPIKVIRNFVNCDLYIRNEELLAQQRPLYAKPDERLLVHLSNFRPVKRVLDVIEVFARVAHALPARLLMIGDGPERSAAEFLARRLNISERVTFVGKQENVNELLPLADLMIMPSEMESFGLAALEAMACRVPSIATRVGGIPELIWDGRGEGPGGSESNGDAANGLLYEVGAIEAMAEGAIWLLSDPARLDAMATAARQTAQAHFCTSRIIPQYERYYEEVVAQHTP is encoded by the coding sequence ATGAAGATTGGCATCACCTGCTATCCCACCTACGGCGGTTCCGGTGTCGTAGCCACCGAGCTCGGCATTGAGCTGGCTGCGCGCGGCCATGAAGTCCACTTCATCACCTACTCGCAGCCTTTTCGCCTTACGGGTCGCGAAGCCAACATCCGCTATCACGAGGTGCCGGTCTCCAACTATCCTCTCTTCGAATACCCGCCATACGACCTCGCACTCGCTACCCGTATGGCTGAGGTCGCGGAGATCTACGGACTCGATCTGCTGCATGTTCACTACGCCATTCCGCACAGCATTAGTGCTCTGCTCGCGCGGCAGATGCTTGCCAAGCGTGGTATCCATCTGCCTTTTATCACCACACTGCACGGCACGGATATCACTCTCGTCGGCCTCGACCGCTCTTACCTGCCAATCACGCGCTTTGGCATTGAGGAGTCCGATGGTGTAACTGCCATCTCTGCTTACCTGCAGCAACACACTGTGGAGGCATTCGGTGTGACGCGACCGATCAAAGTTATCCGAAACTTCGTCAACTGCGATCTCTACATCCGCAACGAAGAGCTTCTCGCACAACAACGCCCGCTGTATGCAAAGCCAGATGAGCGGCTTCTCGTGCACCTCTCCAACTTTCGACCTGTCAAACGCGTGCTGGATGTCATCGAGGTCTTCGCGAGGGTCGCACATGCACTGCCTGCGCGCCTCCTCATGATCGGCGATGGCCCCGAGCGTTCCGCTGCAGAGTTTCTCGCGCGCCGTCTCAACATCTCCGAACGCGTCACCTTCGTTGGTAAGCAGGAGAACGTCAACGAACTCCTGCCGCTCGCCGATTTGATGATCATGCCCAGCGAGATGGAGTCCTTCGGTCTTGCGGCGCTGGAGGCGATGGCCTGCCGAGTGCCGTCCATTGCTACGCGTGTCGGCGGCATCCCAGAGCTGATATGGGATGGCCGCGGTGAAGGCCCCGGGGGCTCCGAGAGCAATGGCGACGCAGCCAACGGGCTCCTGTATGAAGTCGGCGCCATTGAAGCGATGGCCGAAGGTGCGATCTGGCTGCTGAGTGATCCCGCTCGCTTGGACGCCATGGCAACCGCTGCGCGACAGACAGCGCAGGCGCACTTCTGCACCTCGCGCATCATCCCTCAGTATGAACGCTACTACGAAGAGGTCGTTGCACAGCATACTCCGTAG
- a CDS encoding ChbG/HpnK family deacetylase: MAARLIINADDFGLTRGINRAIEELYQAGTLSSATLMANGPAFDDAVAISHSNPGLGVGCHVVLTDGIPTAPLDEIPTLLGPDRKSFRPDLSSFLLDLVRGKISEAEVFHESLCQISKLQRAGITVTHVDTHKHTHIWPPVARAVVGAAYAAKVSAIRNPFEPPWSLALGNSKLVRNLQVRLMRYLQPRFLALPQIRDGLVRTTDGTIGISATGNLNADTLRRVLDAMPDGLWELVCHPGYNDADLGRIVTRLRSHREIEYHALLSQISQRKAQPNAPELIHYSALAEPSISVS; this comes from the coding sequence ATGGCCGCTCGCCTCATCATCAACGCAGACGATTTCGGCCTCACCCGCGGTATCAATCGCGCTATCGAAGAGTTGTATCAGGCAGGCACTCTCAGCTCAGCCACGCTCATGGCGAACGGACCTGCCTTTGACGATGCGGTCGCCATCAGCCACTCGAATCCAGGCCTTGGCGTGGGTTGTCACGTCGTTCTTACGGATGGCATACCCACGGCTCCTCTTGACGAGATTCCTACACTGCTTGGCCCCGATAGGAAAAGCTTTCGCCCTGATCTTTCTTCGTTTCTGCTCGATCTGGTGCGTGGCAAGATCAGCGAGGCTGAGGTCTTCCATGAATCGCTTTGCCAGATCAGCAAGCTCCAACGCGCGGGCATCACTGTTACACACGTTGATACGCACAAACATACTCATATCTGGCCGCCCGTTGCTCGAGCTGTCGTCGGCGCTGCGTATGCAGCAAAGGTTTCTGCCATCCGCAATCCCTTTGAGCCTCCGTGGAGCCTCGCTCTTGGCAACAGCAAGCTCGTGCGCAATCTGCAGGTGCGCTTGATGCGCTATCTGCAGCCGCGCTTCCTTGCGCTGCCGCAGATCCGAGACGGCCTAGTCCGCACAACAGACGGCACTATCGGCATCTCCGCCACTGGTAACCTGAATGCCGACACACTTCGAAGGGTGCTCGATGCCATGCCCGATGGACTTTGGGAGCTTGTTTGCCATCCCGGCTACAACGATGCCGATCTGGGCCGCATTGTTACCCGTCTTCGCTCTCACCGCGAGATCGAGTACCATGCGCTCCTCTCACAAATTTCGCAGCGCAAAGCGCAACCAAATGCTCCAGAACTCATCCACTATTCAGCGTTAGCGGAACCCTCGATTTCCGTCTCCTAG